The Neobacillus sp. PS3-34 genome has a window encoding:
- a CDS encoding 3-hydroxybutyrate dehydrogenase gives MGKLLEGKTAFITGSASGIGLEIVKAYALDGARVVISDLNKESSNSVALELKDQGFEAISAPCDVTDEEAFKASLEHAYQSFGSIDILVNNAGLQYVSPIEEFPTEKFKLLVNVMLTAPFIAIKNVFPLMKRQGYGRIINMASINGLVGFAGKAAYNSAKHGVIGLTKVAALEGAEHGITVNALCPGYVDTPLVQNQLKDLAVTRNVQLEKVIEEVIYPLVPQKRLLSVSEIADYAVFLASEKARGITGQAVVLDGGYTVQ, from the coding sequence TTGGGGAAGCTCCTTGAAGGAAAAACAGCTTTTATCACCGGGTCTGCAAGCGGAATTGGCCTGGAAATTGTAAAAGCGTATGCTCTTGACGGAGCAAGGGTAGTGATCTCGGATTTAAACAAAGAAAGCAGTAATTCGGTTGCCTTGGAATTAAAGGATCAAGGGTTTGAAGCAATCTCGGCACCTTGTGATGTTACCGATGAGGAGGCGTTTAAAGCCAGCCTTGAGCATGCATATCAATCTTTTGGCAGCATCGATATTTTAGTCAATAATGCTGGTCTGCAATATGTTTCTCCGATTGAAGAATTTCCAACTGAGAAATTTAAGCTGCTGGTTAATGTCATGCTAACTGCTCCATTCATTGCGATTAAAAACGTATTCCCATTGATGAAGAGACAGGGATACGGACGAATCATAAATATGGCTTCTATTAATGGGCTTGTCGGCTTTGCCGGTAAAGCCGCATACAATAGTGCCAAGCACGGTGTCATTGGTTTAACAAAGGTTGCTGCGTTGGAAGGTGCAGAACATGGCATTACCGTAAATGCTTTATGCCCGGGCTATGTGGATACCCCGTTGGTCCAGAACCAGTTGAAGGATCTTGCTGTGACCAGGAATGTTCAGCTTGAGAAAGTCATTGAGGAAGTAATCTACCCGCTTGTACCACAAAAAAGGCTGCTTTCAGTTTCAGAAATTGCCGACTATGCTGTCTTTTTAGCTAGTGAAAAAGCAAGAGGGATTACAGGCCAGGCGGTTGTCCTGGATGGAGGATATACTGTTCAATAA
- a CDS encoding GntP family permease has product MDLIVILLALGLLMFVAYRGFSVILFAPLCALFAVLLTEPGYVLPFFSGVFMVKMVGFIQSYFPVFLLGAIFGKVVEMSGLAESIAKTIVKMIGAKRAILAIVLLGAILTYSGVSLFVVVFAIFPFAAHLFQEANIPKRLIPGTIALGAFTFTMDALPGTPQIQNVIPVSFFKTDIYAAPVLGILGGIFVFILGFIYLESRRRKAEKAGEGYFGFGTETAAAANGPAAIQKGNTVPDFSTQQSLGKQILAFVPLVLVGVMNKVFVTYIPKWYPNGFDFSAIGLKTYAVDVPAVAAIWAVELALIVGIIATMAYDWKRVTVNFKEGLNLSIGGSLLATMNTGAEYGFGGVIASLPGFKSISDGISGTFSDPLVNGAVTTTTLAGITGSASGGMGIALSAMSEKYNQAIAAANIPPEVMHRVISMASGGMDTLPHNGAVITLLAVTGLTHKQSYKDIFAITVIKTLSVFFIIALYSLFGIV; this is encoded by the coding sequence ATGGATTTAATTGTTATCTTACTTGCGCTCGGACTTTTAATGTTCGTAGCATATCGAGGTTTTTCTGTTATTTTATTCGCTCCGCTTTGTGCACTTTTTGCTGTTTTATTAACTGAACCAGGGTATGTACTGCCATTCTTCTCAGGCGTGTTTATGGTGAAAATGGTCGGCTTTATTCAATCCTATTTCCCGGTATTTTTATTAGGTGCTATTTTCGGTAAAGTGGTAGAAATGTCAGGACTTGCTGAGTCCATTGCAAAAACAATTGTGAAGATGATTGGAGCAAAGAGGGCAATTTTGGCCATTGTTTTGCTTGGCGCTATCTTAACTTATAGCGGCGTAAGTTTATTTGTAGTAGTTTTTGCTATTTTCCCTTTTGCTGCCCATTTGTTCCAGGAAGCGAATATTCCAAAACGCCTAATTCCAGGAACAATTGCCCTGGGAGCATTCACTTTCACAATGGATGCGTTGCCTGGAACCCCTCAAATCCAAAACGTTATTCCAGTTTCATTCTTTAAAACAGATATTTATGCTGCTCCTGTACTTGGTATCCTTGGAGGGATTTTTGTCTTCATTCTGGGATTCATTTATCTGGAGTCCCGCCGCAGAAAGGCAGAAAAAGCTGGAGAGGGCTACTTTGGTTTCGGAACGGAAACCGCCGCAGCAGCCAATGGCCCTGCCGCAATTCAAAAAGGAAACACAGTTCCAGATTTCTCAACACAGCAATCTCTTGGGAAACAGATTTTGGCGTTTGTTCCGCTCGTTTTAGTTGGCGTGATGAATAAAGTGTTTGTTACGTATATTCCTAAATGGTATCCAAACGGATTTGATTTTTCAGCGATTGGATTAAAGACGTACGCGGTGGATGTTCCGGCAGTTGCTGCGATTTGGGCAGTCGAGCTGGCCCTGATTGTAGGGATTATTGCCACTATGGCCTATGATTGGAAACGGGTTACGGTGAATTTTAAAGAAGGACTTAACCTAAGCATTGGCGGATCGCTTCTTGCCACGATGAATACTGGCGCTGAATACGGATTTGGAGGAGTAATTGCCTCACTTCCTGGCTTCAAGTCTATCAGTGACGGAATTTCCGGTACATTTTCTGATCCGCTTGTAAATGGCGCGGTTACCACAACAACCTTAGCAGGTATAACAGGATCTGCTTCCGGCGGTATGGGGATTGCCTTAAGTGCTATGTCTGAAAAATACAATCAGGCTATTGCTGCTGCTAATATTCCCCCTGAAGTAATGCACCGTGTTATTTCAATGGCTTCCGGGGGCATGGATACGCTTCCGCATAATGGTGCAGTCATCACTTTGCTAGCGGTTACAGGATTAACACATAAACAATCCTATAAGGATATTTTTGCGATAACTGTCATTAAAACATTATCCGTGTTCTTTATTATTGCTCTTTATTCTTTATTTGGAATAGTGTAA
- a CDS encoding winged helix-turn-helix domain-containing protein has product MNINPNLPAIAGIISDPSRAAILTSLLDDRFYSAGELASIAKIKPQTASFHLSKLLEENLITAVKQGRHRYFRLQNQEIARIIETLLTLTPPAQVNSLKQSVEDKAIRHARTCYDHVAGYLGVQLAESLIKKGYIADTQDGFKLTEEGVTFCISFGIDLDVMRKKRRSFCHKCLDWSERKFHIAGAVGNALLERFIDLNWIQRQPNTRALVITNIGKREFMEKFSIDMKNRETKIK; this is encoded by the coding sequence ATGAATATAAACCCTAACCTGCCAGCAATTGCGGGAATCATAAGTGATCCCTCAAGAGCCGCTATCTTAACTAGTTTGTTGGATGATCGCTTTTACTCCGCCGGAGAGCTTGCCTCTATTGCGAAAATTAAACCTCAAACAGCCAGCTTTCACCTATCAAAATTGTTAGAGGAAAATTTGATTACAGCCGTAAAGCAGGGCAGGCACCGATATTTCCGGCTGCAAAACCAGGAGATCGCACGCATAATTGAAACGCTGCTGACTCTAACTCCGCCAGCACAGGTTAACTCATTAAAACAATCTGTGGAGGACAAGGCAATCCGACATGCGCGAACCTGTTATGATCATGTTGCAGGATATTTAGGTGTCCAATTAGCGGAATCCCTAATAAAAAAAGGTTATATTGCCGATACCCAAGATGGTTTTAAACTTACTGAAGAAGGAGTTACATTCTGTATTTCTTTTGGTATCGATTTAGATGTCATGAGAAAAAAACGAAGATCTTTTTGCCATAAATGCCTGGATTGGAGTGAACGCAAATTTCATATAGCCGGAGCGGTTGGTAATGCTTTACTTGAGAGATTTATTGATTTGAATTGGATTCAACGGCAGCCAAATACCCGTGCACTAGTGATTACCAACATAGGAAAAAGGGAATTCATGGAGAAGTTTTCAATTGATATGAAAAATAGGGAAACAAAAATTAAATAA
- a CDS encoding PhzF family phenazine biosynthesis protein, whose protein sequence is MRPIQAEWSLAGGEIEVEVTQFPPKVCEKVPPIEDVSRALNVKPAEIEAAGIKSVSTSRFKLLIHIKSTAILHKLSPNFPYLWEICEKYGATGFYPFSIEDYDEKLVQARQFPNKAGYDEDPATGVAASALGTYFYLNKSFNEDLTGVDTYKIVQGVSMGRPSYIEANVYSENGEITMTSITGKAMLL, encoded by the coding sequence ATTAGGCCCATTCAAGCTGAGTGGAGCTTAGCGGGTGGTGAAATTGAAGTAGAGGTTACTCAATTCCCTCCTAAAGTTTGCGAAAAAGTCCCTCCCATCGAAGACGTTAGCAGGGCATTAAATGTGAAGCCTGCAGAGATCGAAGCGGCTGGAATAAAGTCTGTGTCCACATCACGTTTTAAACTTTTAATTCATATAAAGAGTACCGCTATTCTCCATAAGCTGTCCCCAAATTTCCCTTACCTATGGGAAATATGCGAAAAATATGGTGCAACTGGATTTTATCCATTTTCCATAGAGGATTATGATGAGAAGCTTGTGCAGGCTCGGCAGTTTCCGAACAAAGCAGGTTATGATGAGGACCCTGCAACAGGAGTTGCGGCGTCGGCTCTTGGTACTTATTTTTATTTGAACAAAAGCTTTAATGAAGATTTAACAGGAGTGGATACGTATAAAATCGTGCAAGGTGTCTCAATGGGAAGGCCAAGTTATATTGAGGCTAATGTATATAGTGAAAATGGTGAAATTACGATGACTAGCATAACCGGAAAAGCGATGCTCCTTTGA
- a CDS encoding PhzF family phenazine biosynthesis isomerase: protein MNQHEIVHTIVFPLNNEGGNPCPVILNSDHLSSKEMQAIARQLGHETCFVSTSKHKDCEFQFRYFVPNNEMEMCVHATIGSVTVLVNKGMVKNSPLNIDTLLGPFKLSGA, encoded by the coding sequence ATGAATCAGCACGAGATTGTTCATACCATTGTGTTCCCTCTTAATAATGAAGGAGGAAATCCATGTCCGGTCATTTTAAACAGTGACCATCTTTCATCGAAAGAGATGCAGGCCATTGCCAGGCAATTGGGACATGAAACCTGTTTTGTCAGCACGTCCAAGCACAAAGATTGTGAATTTCAATTTCGATATTTTGTACCTAATAATGAAATGGAAATGTGTGTCCATGCGACAATTGGCAGTGTTACAGTATTGGTAAACAAAGGAATGGTAAAAAATTCACCATTAAATATTGATACCTTATTAGGCCCATTCAAGCTGAGTGGAGCTTAG
- a CDS encoding NAD(P)-binding domain-containing protein → MKVSVIGTGRMGKGIITTVAPIVDELLWASRNEDRVHALIEENKFTDIVPVSYEEALQADIIIPALLFRDLIPWAKENSEKLEGKILVDITNPFTEDFTDFTLKWGQSAAEELQKVVPEANIVGAFKNTYFQVFYKPIYDGVKSDVYITSDHPYAKEIVMNLLKPSPFRILDGGMLKNNRIIERFTLFEREMAIRYGNYPYISNRLFGLKAPAEKPTLEQQ, encoded by the coding sequence ATGAAAGTATCAGTTATCGGAACAGGGCGGATGGGCAAAGGTATCATTACAACCGTTGCTCCCATTGTCGACGAACTCCTTTGGGCTTCAAGAAATGAAGATCGAGTTCACGCTTTAATTGAGGAAAATAAATTTACCGATATTGTTCCAGTTTCATATGAAGAAGCATTGCAGGCAGATATCATTATTCCTGCCCTTTTGTTTAGGGATCTTATCCCATGGGCGAAAGAAAATAGTGAGAAACTGGAAGGGAAAATACTTGTCGATATCACCAATCCTTTTACAGAAGACTTTACTGACTTCACATTAAAATGGGGTCAATCTGCTGCAGAGGAGTTACAGAAGGTGGTTCCTGAGGCTAATATCGTTGGTGCTTTTAAGAATACCTATTTTCAAGTTTTTTATAAACCGATTTACGACGGAGTGAAAAGTGATGTTTATATTACATCAGATCATCCATACGCAAAAGAAATAGTCATGAATCTTCTCAAGCCAAGTCCCTTCAGGATTCTAGACGGTGGAATGTTGAAAAATAATCGGATTATAGAAAGATTTACTCTATTTGAAAGGGAAATGGCAATCAGGTATGGAAATTATCCATATATCTCAAATCGGCTATTCGGGTTGAAGGCACCTGCTGAGAAACCAACATTGGAGCAACAGTAA
- a CDS encoding LysR family transcriptional regulator produces MNLEYFNSFIETAIEKSMSKASQKINISHQALSKQIRILEEHYGVPLFKRSASGVELTKAGILLYTRLHPLLEEYSSIEKDLKKLKALQTYRLGTLPSLAGSYIPPKNLKAKKEGIELEIVIKNTSPDLAVLLEKGELDAAILEGVHFHNFFWHTKLYNEALYAILPVGHKFSVYPSVLLEEISEEPFVLYPPKCGIRKCVAGILNDAGKQLKVATEIEFSEHLIGYVAAGAGITVVPENTVRHLDNPKVRVIPLSNTNAVRTISLVSGSEITGKLLYKFFKQGNNN; encoded by the coding sequence ATGAATCTCGAGTATTTTAATAGTTTCATAGAAACCGCAATTGAAAAAAGCATGTCAAAGGCGAGCCAAAAAATAAATATTTCACACCAAGCGTTGAGTAAGCAAATTAGAATTCTTGAAGAGCACTATGGAGTACCCTTATTCAAGCGGTCTGCATCGGGTGTCGAGCTTACAAAAGCAGGAATTTTATTATATACAAGACTTCATCCCCTTCTTGAAGAATATTCCTCTATCGAAAAAGATTTGAAAAAGCTAAAAGCCTTACAAACATACAGGTTAGGTACGCTGCCAAGTCTTGCAGGTTCCTACATTCCGCCTAAAAACCTTAAAGCAAAGAAAGAAGGAATTGAACTCGAAATCGTAATTAAAAATACTAGCCCGGACTTGGCTGTTCTTTTGGAAAAAGGGGAATTGGATGCAGCAATCCTGGAGGGAGTGCATTTTCATAATTTCTTTTGGCATACGAAATTATATAATGAAGCCTTATACGCTATATTACCTGTAGGCCATAAATTTTCCGTTTATCCATCTGTATTACTTGAAGAAATCAGTGAGGAGCCTTTCGTTTTATATCCGCCAAAATGTGGTATTAGAAAATGCGTTGCTGGTATTTTGAACGATGCGGGAAAACAATTGAAGGTAGCAACAGAGATAGAATTTAGTGAACATCTAATCGGGTATGTTGCCGCAGGTGCAGGAATTACTGTAGTCCCAGAAAATACGGTCCGCCATCTGGACAACCCAAAGGTTAGGGTCATTCCGCTTAGCAACACGAATGCTGTCCGGACTATTTCACTGGTTTCAGGATCCGAAATAACTGGCAAACTTCTCTATAAATTTTTCAAGCAGGGAAATAACAATTAA
- the purH gene encoding bifunctional phosphoribosylaminoimidazolecarboxamide formyltransferase/IMP cyclohydrolase — protein sequence MMIKRALISVSEKSGVVEFASELEKLGFEIISTGGTKKALQEKGIAVKGVSEITGFPEILEGRVKTLHPMIHGGLLAKADDPSHQKQLSEHGITPIQIVCVNLYPFKKTIATPGTSFEEAIEQIDIGGPAMLRASAKNHKYVTVTVDPADYPSIISELKETGLVQASTKQRLAAKVFRHTAAYDALIAEYMTEKTGEETPENLTVTYELKQGLRYGENPHQHASFYRKPLGSTVSIANAEQLHGKELSYNNINDADAAISIVGEFSEPAAVAVKHMNPCGVGTGETIYDAFTKAFAADPVSIFGGIIALNREVDAATAQKLHEIFLEIIIAPAFSDKALEILKGKKNVRLLVIPLEMESKKETRLTSIAGGLLVQAVDELSLADAELKVVTKREPTEAEWKALKFGWKVVKHVKSNAIVVSSEDMTIGIGAGQMNRVGAAKIALEQAGDIAEGAILASDAFFPMDDTVEAAAKAGITAIIQPGGSIKDEDSIKKADEYGIAMVFTGVRHFRH from the coding sequence ATGATGATAAAACGAGCATTAATCAGCGTTTCTGAAAAGAGCGGTGTCGTTGAGTTTGCGTCCGAACTCGAAAAACTGGGCTTTGAAATTATTTCAACAGGCGGCACGAAAAAAGCATTGCAGGAAAAAGGCATTGCTGTAAAAGGTGTAAGCGAGATAACCGGATTTCCCGAAATACTTGAAGGTAGGGTAAAAACGTTACATCCAATGATTCACGGCGGGCTGCTGGCGAAAGCTGACGACCCTTCCCACCAGAAGCAGCTTTCCGAGCATGGGATTACACCCATTCAGATCGTTTGTGTAAATCTTTATCCATTCAAAAAAACAATCGCTACACCTGGAACTTCGTTTGAAGAAGCGATCGAACAAATTGATATCGGCGGTCCGGCGATGCTCCGTGCGTCTGCCAAAAACCATAAATATGTGACAGTCACAGTAGATCCGGCAGACTATCCTTCTATTATTAGTGAATTGAAAGAAACTGGTTTAGTTCAAGCTTCCACAAAACAGAGGCTGGCGGCTAAAGTATTCCGCCATACGGCTGCGTATGATGCCTTAATTGCAGAATACATGACCGAAAAAACCGGAGAAGAAACACCGGAAAATTTAACGGTAACATATGAATTGAAACAAGGGCTTCGTTACGGGGAAAATCCTCATCAACATGCTTCGTTTTACCGTAAGCCTCTTGGTTCGACTGTTTCGATTGCCAATGCAGAACAGCTACACGGCAAGGAACTTTCTTATAACAATATTAATGATGCTGATGCTGCAATTAGTATCGTGGGTGAATTTTCAGAGCCTGCAGCCGTTGCTGTCAAGCATATGAACCCATGCGGTGTCGGAACAGGAGAAACAATTTATGATGCCTTCACGAAAGCTTTCGCAGCAGATCCGGTTTCCATTTTTGGAGGAATTATTGCGTTAAACCGTGAAGTGGATGCTGCTACAGCCCAAAAGCTACATGAAATTTTCCTTGAAATCATCATTGCTCCTGCTTTTTCTGACAAGGCCCTGGAAATTTTAAAAGGCAAAAAGAATGTCCGGCTGCTTGTGATCCCTTTAGAGATGGAAAGCAAAAAAGAAACTCGGCTGACTTCGATCGCAGGGGGACTGCTTGTACAGGCCGTAGATGAGTTGTCTTTGGCAGATGCTGAATTAAAAGTAGTAACAAAGAGAGAACCAACTGAGGCAGAATGGAAGGCACTTAAGTTCGGATGGAAGGTAGTCAAGCATGTTAAGTCAAATGCGATTGTGGTATCTAGCGAAGATATGACAATTGGAATCGGTGCAGGCCAAATGAACCGTGTCGGTGCCGCGAAGATTGCACTGGAACAGGCGGGGGATATAGCTGAAGGGGCTATCCTGGCTTCTGACGCGTTTTTTCCAATGGACGACACTGTTGAGGCTGCGGCAAAAGCGGGCATTACGGCCATCATCCAGCCTGGGGGATCTATTAAAGACGAGGATTCAATTAAGAAAGCCGATGAGTATGGAATTGCTATGGTATTTACTGGGGTAAGACATTTCAGGCACTAA
- the purN gene encoding phosphoribosylglycinamide formyltransferase translates to MKNIAVFASGSGSNFQAILDAVNEGSLQANVKLLVCDRPGAYVIERAEQNSIPYFVFSAKDFPNKEAFELRILQELKNEDIEYLVLAGYMRLVSLTLLAEYTGHIVNIHPSLLPSFPGKDAIGQALEAQANKSGVTIHFVDEGMDTGPIIAQQTIEIDYNETRKSLQDKIQNIEHQLYPVILQKLLTCQ, encoded by the coding sequence ATGAAGAATATCGCTGTTTTCGCTTCCGGAAGCGGGAGTAATTTTCAGGCAATCCTGGATGCAGTCAATGAAGGAAGCCTTCAGGCTAATGTCAAACTGCTGGTGTGTGACAGGCCGGGCGCATATGTAATTGAACGTGCGGAGCAGAATAGTATCCCTTATTTCGTCTTTTCAGCAAAGGACTTCCCTAATAAAGAAGCCTTTGAGCTGCGTATATTGCAAGAATTAAAGAATGAGGATATTGAATATCTCGTTTTGGCCGGCTATATGAGATTGGTAAGCCTTACCCTGTTAGCTGAATATACAGGGCACATCGTAAATATCCACCCTTCCCTTCTGCCATCCTTTCCCGGAAAGGATGCCATCGGCCAAGCTCTGGAAGCACAGGCAAATAAAAGCGGAGTGACCATCCATTTTGTAGATGAGGGAATGGATACGGGGCCCATCATTGCCCAACAGACAATAGAAATTGATTATAATGAAACAAGAAAGAGTCTGCAGGACAAAATACAGAATATAGAACATCAACTTTATCCTGTCATATTGCAAAAATTACTAACTTGTCAGTGA